One Arthrobacter sp. StoSoilB20 DNA segment encodes these proteins:
- a CDS encoding lysophospholipid acyltransferase family protein, with translation MKESAKSRATFVLLAGLARPLMNLVMAKKWEGVENLPPGGFIAAPNHCTEIDPIVIGHMVYNQKRPPHFLAKKGLFKVPVLGALLAATKQIPVERSTAGANRSLQVAKEVVDAGGAIIIYPEGTLTRDPDLWPMKGHTGAARLALQTGAPVVPMAHWGAQEVFPRYAKRFHIFPRKTVRVLVGKPVDLSAFADRPMDRATLTEATEVIMDAITGLLATLRNEDAPAERWDPAVHKQSKHGRFVERGASDAPEPEEGK, from the coding sequence TTGAAGGAATCGGCCAAGAGCCGTGCCACATTCGTGCTGCTGGCGGGCCTGGCTCGTCCGTTGATGAACCTCGTGATGGCCAAGAAGTGGGAAGGTGTTGAAAACCTTCCCCCGGGTGGTTTCATCGCGGCGCCCAACCACTGCACCGAGATCGATCCCATCGTCATTGGGCACATGGTCTACAACCAGAAGCGGCCACCGCACTTCCTGGCCAAGAAGGGGCTTTTCAAAGTCCCCGTGCTCGGAGCACTGCTGGCAGCCACCAAGCAGATACCGGTTGAACGCTCGACGGCGGGAGCGAACCGTTCGCTGCAAGTCGCCAAGGAGGTAGTGGACGCCGGTGGTGCGATCATCATCTATCCCGAAGGCACCCTGACACGGGATCCCGATCTGTGGCCCATGAAAGGCCACACCGGAGCAGCAAGGCTTGCTCTGCAAACCGGTGCGCCTGTTGTCCCTATGGCGCACTGGGGAGCGCAGGAAGTCTTCCCCCGTTATGCGAAGCGTTTTCACATTTTCCCGCGCAAAACAGTACGGGTCCTGGTCGGGAAGCCGGTTGACCTCAGTGCCTTCGCCGACCGTCCGATGGATCGCGCCACGCTGACTGAGGCAACCGAAGTCATTATGGACGCCATCACGGGCCTGCTGGCGACGCTCCGCAACGAAGACGCTCCTGCTGAACGTTGGGATCCGGCTGTTCACAAACAGTCAAAACATGGCCGTTTCGTCGAGCGCGGAGCCTCCGACGCTCCGGAACCCGAGGAAGGTAAATGA